The following are from one region of the Tachyglossus aculeatus isolate mTacAcu1 chromosome 13, mTacAcu1.pri, whole genome shotgun sequence genome:
- the PTF1A gene encoding pancreas transcription factor 1 subunit alpha, with the protein MDAMLLDHFPGGLDAFPSPYFDDDDFFTDQSSSRDPLEDGDELLLLPGAEAALLYHRGPHDGKRLPSNPAPGGPDGAACGATPCLGGGAFPRPPGASPPRPPPPPPTSGPGGPSPGGGPGAPGAPRRRRRGRSEAELQQLRQAANVRERRRMQSINDAFEGLRSHIPTLPYEKRLSKVDTLRLAIGYINFLSELVRADLPLRGKGGATGAGAAGGPGADGAGGQARKVIICHRATRSASPSDPDYGLPPLAGHSLSWTDEKQLKEQNIIRTAKVWTPEDPRKVNCKPPSLNNIENEPPLPCAT; encoded by the exons aTGGACGCGATGCTCCTGGACCACTTCCCCGGCGGGCTGGACGCCTTCCCGTCGCCCTACTTCGACGACGACGACTTCTTCACCGACCAATCGTCCTCCCGGGACCCGCTGGAGGACGGCGACGAGCTGCTCCTGCTGCCGGGGGCCGAGGCGGCCCTGCTGTACCACCGCGGGCCCCACGACGGCAAGCGCCTCCCGTCCAACCCCGCGCCCGGCGGCCCCGACGGCGCGGCCTGCGGAGCGACCCCCTGCCTCGGCGGGGgcgccttcccccgcccccccggggccTCTCCGCCGCGGCCGCCGCCCCCACCACCCACCTCGGGCCCCGGGGGTCCGTCCCCCGGCGGCgggcccggggccccgggggctccgcggcggcggcggcggggccggtcCGAGGCGGAGCTGCAGCAGCTGCGGCAGGCGGCCAACGTGCGGGAGCGGCGGCGCATGCAGTCCATCAACGACGCCTTCGAGGGGCTGCGCTCGCACATCCCCACGCTGCCCTACGAGAAGCGGCTGTCCAAGGTGGACACGCTGCGCCTCGCCATCGGCTACATCAACTTCCTCAGCGAGCTGGTCCGCGCCGACCTGCCCCTGCGCGGCAAGGGGGGCGcgacgggggccggggccgccggggGCCCGGGCGCCGACGGCGCCGGGGGACAGGCCCGGAAGGTCATCATCTGCCACCGGGCCACCC GCTCCGCTTCTCCCAGCGACCCCGACTACGGGCTCCCGCCCCTGGCCGGTCACTCCCTTTCCTGGACGGACGAAAAGCAACTCAAGGAACAAAACATCATCCGCACGGCCAAAGTGTGGACTCCCGAGGACCCCAGGAAAGTCAACTGCAAACCCCCCTCGCTCAACAACATCGAGAACGAGCCGCCCCTGCCCTGCGCGACTTGA